Part of the Pedobacter roseus genome is shown below.
ACGATTAAAGCTCCTGTTTCTGGTAAATTATCGTCTTACGATCCTGTAATTGGTAAATCATACAATTCTAACGAAATGATCGGTAAAATTGATGTTTTACAAGGGTATAAACTTCAGGCTGGTGTTGATGAATATTATATCAACAGGGTAAAAGAAGGACAGACAGCTAATTGTGAATTTAACGGCAAAACCTATAACCTAACAGTGAGCAAGGTAATTCCGGAGGTTACTGCGGGTCAGTTTCAGGTAGAAATGGTGTTTAAAGGCCCTGCACCTGAAGGTTTACGCCGTGGTTTATCATTACAGACCAAGTTAACCTTATCGGATAACAGCAAATCGTTGCTTTTGGCTCAGGGACAATTTTTCCAAAGTACGGGCGGCTCATGGGTATTTGTGGTGAATAATGGCAAGGCAATTAAGAAAAACGTAAAAATTGGCCGAAAAAATTACCTCTACTACGAAATATTAGACGGTTTGCAAAAAGGCGACGAAGTAATTACTTCATCTTATGATCAGTTTAACCAGTACGATCAGGTGGTGATAAATAAATAAGTTTGGAGTTTGGAGTTTGGAGTTTGGAGTTTGGAGTTTGGAGTTTGGAGTTTGGAGTTTGGAGTTTGTTAAAAATGGGTAGTAAAGTTAACCAATAATATAATCAGGTCTTGATACCTGATACTAAATACTAGATATAGCACTAGAAAAACACTTGATACGATGATTAAAATAGAAAATCTGGAAAAAGTTTACAAAACTGAAGAGGTAGAAACCACTGCACTTAACGGAATTAACCTTCATGTGGCAGCAGGCGAATTTGTTTCCATTATGGGCCCGTCAGGCTGCGGAAAATCTACCTTATTAAATGTAATGGGTTTATTAGACAAGCCCGAAAGTGGAAGTTATAAATTTATCGATACAGAGCTTTTAACGTTAAACGATAGAGAACGTTCCAATTTCCGTAAGCGGAACATGGGTTTCGTTTTCCAGAATTTTAACCTGATTGATGAGTTAACGGTTTTCGAAAACATCGAACTGCCGTTAATCTATAATAAAGTGGCAGCTGGTGAACGTAAAAAACTGGTAAATGAAATCATCCAAAGGATGAACATTGTAAACCGTAGCGGGCACTTTCCACAACAGTTATCGGGAGGGCAGCAGCAGCGTGTAGCCGTAGCGAGGGCCCTGGTTACCAAACCTAAACTGGTTTTGGCCGATGAACCTACCGGAAATTTAGATAGCTCACACGGTAATGAAGTAATGGAACTGCTCTGCGAACTGAACGAAACCGGAACCACCATCGTAATGGTAACCCACTCGAGCCACGATGCGAGTTTTTCTAACCGGATCATTAACCTGAAAGATGGTCATGTGATTTCTGAAAAGATCAACAAAAGCAGGAACGAAGAGCTGATATAAAGGCCTAAGGTGGAAGGTTTAAGGCGTAAGGTTAATCCACCTTAAACCCTCAGCCCTAAACCTTACACCTTATAAAAAAGATTTTAGTTTAGTTAATGATAGCCGCCCAATAATCTTCCTGGATGGGGAGATTTGGGACAGGCAACAAAAAAGGTAAGAGGTAAAGCGTATGGTTTATGCGCCCTGACCTTAAGCCTTACACCTCATACCTTCAACCTCAATAATATGTTCAAATTAAACCTTAAAATAGCCTTACGCAACCTTTGGAAAAACAAGGGCTTCTCCTTAATTAATATTGGGGGATTGGCCATTGGCCTGGCCAGTTGTATGGTTTTATTGCTCTATGTTGCTTACGAGTGGAGCTACGATAAACAATTCTCCAATCATGATAAAACTTATGTAGTTTATCAAAACATGGAGGCAAGTGGTAAAACTTTTAGCTGGGCCTGGACACCAAATGTAATGGCTAAAGAAGTACAGGAAAAAATCCCTGGAGTTAAATATGCCTCTCACACTACTTACCCGGGAAAGCAACTCATTACCGTTGGCGACAATAAAATCAATAGCGATGCCGTATATGCCGATCAGAATTTTATTAAAATATTGGATTATAAATTTCTTGAGGGTAATGCGGCCACAGTTTTAAAAGATGTTAATACCATTATTCTGACCAGGTCTTTCGCAACAAAATTATTTGGAAAAGAAGACCCGATTAATAAGACAGTAAAGCTCGAAAACCAGGAGATATTAAAAGTAGAAGCGGTAATAGAAGATGCCCCTGCAAATAGCAGCTTAATTTTTGAATGTATTATGCCCTGGACATTGTTCGAAAAGCGTCAACCCTGGATAAAGGAAGGCAATTGGGGCAACAACATGTGTTTAACACTTGTTCAGTTAAAGGATAATAACTTTTTCACTACTGCAAATGATTTGATGCACGGCATTTACAAACGCAATCAAAAAGATAATACATCAGTAGCTTTATTACATCCTTTAACCAAATGGCATTTATACGATGATTTTCAAAACGGTAAATCGGTAGGTGGAAAAATAGATCAGCTTAAAATATTTTTATTGCTTGCCTTTTGCATCTTGCTAATTGCCTGTGTAAATTTTATGAATTTATCTACAGCACGGTCCGAGCGCAGGGCAAAAGAAGTTGGCGTTCGTAAAGCCATCGGATCAACACGTAAATCGTTAATTAATCAGTTTTTTTTAGAATCCCTGCTTATCACATTTATTGCCACAGTTTTCGCCTTTATTTTAATTGAGGTTAGTTTGCCATATTTTAATAGTTTGTTAGATATTAAATTAACAATAGATTATCATAACAGCCTGTTTTGGTTAACATTAGTGGGGCTAATGATTTTAACCGGATTAATTGCGGGTAGTTATCCGGCACTTTATTTATCTTCTTTCGAGCCAATTAAAGTGTTGAAAGGTTTCACCCTTAAAACAGATTCATCCACTTCGGTGAGGAAAGTATTGGTGGTTGGCCAGTTTGTTTTTGCTGCATGTTTAATTATCTGTACAGCAGTAATTTATCAGCAACTTAACTATATTAAAAACAAGCCTGTTGGTTACGATCAATCCAATTTAATTCAGATAGCTGTAGTTGGCAGAATGAATGATGCTGCTAAGTTAGAATTGCTTAAAACACAATTCATAGCAGCTGGTGCAACAACTCATGTTACTTCTTTTAGTACAGATTTTACTGAAGGTGGAGATAATACAACGGGCATAGATTGGGAAGGTAAAAATCCGAACGAGAAAATTTCTTTTAACCATAGAACGATAGGGTATGATTTTGTTGAAACTATTGGTACTAAAATGATTAGTGGCAGGGAATTTTCTGCGAAATTTCCTAATGATACAGCCAGCGTGTTGTTAAACGAAGCGGCTGTGAGAATGATGCAGTTAAAAAATCCAATTGGCAAAGTAATTACTTTCTGGGGAGATAAGAAGCTAACTATAGTTGGTATTGTTAAAGATTTTGTGGTAGAAAGTGTTTACCAAAAAGTATCTCCGATGATTTTTAGGGTAAATGGAAAGTACGATGCGCGGGTTATTATAGCGCGTTTAAATCCAAATCAAAACATCAGCACATCGCTGGCCAAAATTGACGAGTTGGTAAAACAGATGGAACCTAATTATCCTGTTAACCGCAAATTTGTGAACGAATCTTTTGAAGTGAAATTTAAAAATGAAAAACTTTTAGGCTCACTTTCAAACTGGTTTGGTGGTTTCGCCATTTTTATTTCTTGTTTAGGATTATTAGGCCTGGCACTTTTTATGGCAGAGCAACGCAAAAAAGAAATCAGCATCCGTAAGGTTTTAGGTGCCAGCACCGGCAATATCCTCGTGTTGCTGAATAAAGATTTTATAAAATTGGTAGCCATAGCTAATCTCATAGCGTTCCCATTAGCCTATATCATTGTAAACAAATGGCTTTCATCTTTCGAATACCGCATCGCTATATCAGTATTGCCATTTATCGTAGCCATTGCTTTGTCAGTACTCATTGCCATACTTACCGTTAGTGTACAGTCCGTTAAAGTGGCAAAAGCAAACCCAATTGATGCACTTAAATACGAATAAACTTGCGTAAAGCGTTTGGCGATCAGCGTCGATTTATCGCTAACCGCCAAACGCTTTAAGCTAAACCTCACAAATATGTTCAAACTCAACCTCAAAATAGCATTACGCAACCTGTGGCGAAATAAAGGCTTCACCCTGATCAATCTGGGCGGATTGGCCATTGGCTTGGCCAGTTGTATGATTTTACTATTGTATGTAGCCTACGAATATGGCTACGATAAGCAATTTACAGATTATGATAAAACTTATGTGCTTTACAATAACCAGAAAACCGCTTCGGAGACTTTTAGTTTTATGGCCTTTCCAGGTCAGTTGAGAAACGAAATTAAAGAGAAAGTTCCTGGTGTAGCAAAGGTAAGCCGTTTATCTTACCCTGAGCCAATGCTTTTATCCTACAATCAGAACAATTTTAAATTGAACGCCGTTTTTGGTGATTCCGATTTTCTTAAGATGTTCGATTATAAGGTGTTGAAAGGCAATCCGAATACTTTTTTAAACAGCGTAGATGGGGTAATTCTGACAGAAACATTGGCTAAAAACCTTTTTGGTAATGAAGATCCGCTTAACAAAGTGGTTAAACTTGATAACAAGGAGAGTTTGAAAGTAGAAGGTGTTATTGCAGATCGTCCAAAAAATTCGACCTTGGAACTGGATTATATCATGTCGTGGAAATTGTATGATAAATTAAATCCGTGGACCAAAAACAGTGGCTGGGGCAATAATTATTGTATGATATTTATGCAGCTTCAGAACAATTCATTATTCAGCCAGGCCAATAACCAATTGACTGGTATGATTAAGGCACATGATAAAGAGGTAAATGGTGAACCTTTTATGCACCCGCTTTCTAAATGGCATTTGTACGATAAATTTGAAAATGGCAAAAATGTTGGCGGAAGGATAGATCAGCTCAGGATATTTTTTCTTTTGGCTTTTTGCATTCTTTTAATTGCCTGCGTTAATTTCATGAACCTTTCTACCGCCAAATCAGAAAAAAGAGCGCGTGAGGTTGGTGTGCGTAAAGCCATCGGTTCTTCGCGAAATAACCTGGTAGGCCAGTTCATGTTCGAATCAGTTTTATTAACCACCCTGAGTATGCTCGTGGCTTTTGTTTTAATTGAGGTAAGTCTGCCATATTTTAACAATTTATTGGGCATTACCCTGGGGATAGATTATAAAGATTATAAATTTTGGTCGGTATTTTTAGGTTTAACCCTATTAACTGCAGTAATTGCCGGAAGTTACCCTGCTTTTTACCTTTCTTCTTTCGATCCTGTTAAAGTTTTAAAAGGATTTAAACTTTCTGGGGGATCTTCATTGTCCATCCGTAAGTTCCTGGTGATTTTTCAATTTGTATTTGCAGCCTGTTTAATCGTTTGTACTGCAGTGATTTATCAACAGTTAAATTATATTAAAAATAAACCTATTGGTTACAATAAGGCAAACCTGGTACAGATTTCTACAGAAGGTGAATTCTCTAAAAAAGAAAAACGCGAAATCCTGAAAGATGAATTGCTTAAATCGGGTGCCATAACCGCTTTTACTGAATACAGTTTGTCGTTAACCGGTGGAGGAAACAATACTTATGGAATTAACTGGCCGGGCAAAAACCAGAAAGATAAAATTCTGGTCAACTTTAGGTTTACCAATCTCGACCTTACCAAAACGACAGGCATGGAAATTTTAAAGGGGAGAGACTTTTCTAAAGATTTTGTAGATACCGCAAATGTTCTGGTTAATGAGGCATTGGTTAAGGTGATGGGTATGAAAGATCCTGTAGGTAAAATGATTGAATGGGGACAGCCGGTAAGGATTATTGGTGTGCTTAAAGATTATGTAATGGAATCGCCATATCAGAAAGCGACCCCGTTGCTAATTGCGCAAAATCCTAATAATGTTACCACTATTATTATGCGTTTAAACGATAAAAACAACATCACCTCATCTGTTAACCAGATCAGCGAAACAGCAAAGAGATTAAATCCCGCTTACCCGGCCACGATAAGGTTTGTTGATGATAATTTTGAATTAAAATTCAGGAACGAAAAACTTTTAGGAACGCTTTCTAACTGGTTTGGAGGCTTCGCTATTTTTATTTCCTGTTTAGGTTTGTTAGGATTAGCCTTATTTATGGCTGAGCAGCGTAAAAAAGAAATCAGCATCCGTAAAGTTTTAGGGGCCAGTACAGCCAACATCCTTACCTTATTAAATAAAGATTTTATAAAACTGGTTGCCATTGCCAACCTTATCGCATTTCCGTTGGCTTATATCATCATCAATAAATGGCTTTCGGGCTACGAATACCGCATTTCCGTTTCTGCCTTACCGTTTATTGCCGCCATAAGCCTGTCGGTTATTATAGCAATACTTACTGTAAGTGTGCAATCGGTTAAAGTAGCGAAGGCAAACCCGATAGATGCACTTAAATACGAGTAATCCGGTTGGCAGTTTTCAGTTAGCAATTTAACAATAAACCAATT
Proteins encoded:
- a CDS encoding ABC transporter ATP-binding protein, which encodes MIKIENLEKVYKTEEVETTALNGINLHVAAGEFVSIMGPSGCGKSTLLNVMGLLDKPESGSYKFIDTELLTLNDRERSNFRKRNMGFVFQNFNLIDELTVFENIELPLIYNKVAAGERKKLVNEIIQRMNIVNRSGHFPQQLSGGQQQRVAVARALVTKPKLVLADEPTGNLDSSHGNEVMELLCELNETGTTIVMVTHSSHDASFSNRIINLKDGHVISEKINKSRNEELI
- a CDS encoding ABC transporter permease, which encodes MFKLNLKIALRNLWKNKGFSLINIGGLAIGLASCMVLLLYVAYEWSYDKQFSNHDKTYVVYQNMEASGKTFSWAWTPNVMAKEVQEKIPGVKYASHTTYPGKQLITVGDNKINSDAVYADQNFIKILDYKFLEGNAATVLKDVNTIILTRSFATKLFGKEDPINKTVKLENQEILKVEAVIEDAPANSSLIFECIMPWTLFEKRQPWIKEGNWGNNMCLTLVQLKDNNFFTTANDLMHGIYKRNQKDNTSVALLHPLTKWHLYDDFQNGKSVGGKIDQLKIFLLLAFCILLIACVNFMNLSTARSERRAKEVGVRKAIGSTRKSLINQFFLESLLITFIATVFAFILIEVSLPYFNSLLDIKLTIDYHNSLFWLTLVGLMILTGLIAGSYPALYLSSFEPIKVLKGFTLKTDSSTSVRKVLVVGQFVFAACLIICTAVIYQQLNYIKNKPVGYDQSNLIQIAVVGRMNDAAKLELLKTQFIAAGATTHVTSFSTDFTEGGDNTTGIDWEGKNPNEKISFNHRTIGYDFVETIGTKMISGREFSAKFPNDTASVLLNEAAVRMMQLKNPIGKVITFWGDKKLTIVGIVKDFVVESVYQKVSPMIFRVNGKYDARVIIARLNPNQNISTSLAKIDELVKQMEPNYPVNRKFVNESFEVKFKNEKLLGSLSNWFGGFAIFISCLGLLGLALFMAEQRKKEISIRKVLGASTGNILVLLNKDFIKLVAIANLIAFPLAYIIVNKWLSSFEYRIAISVLPFIVAIALSVLIAILTVSVQSVKVAKANPIDALKYE
- a CDS encoding ABC transporter permease, giving the protein MFKLNLKIALRNLWRNKGFTLINLGGLAIGLASCMILLLYVAYEYGYDKQFTDYDKTYVLYNNQKTASETFSFMAFPGQLRNEIKEKVPGVAKVSRLSYPEPMLLSYNQNNFKLNAVFGDSDFLKMFDYKVLKGNPNTFLNSVDGVILTETLAKNLFGNEDPLNKVVKLDNKESLKVEGVIADRPKNSTLELDYIMSWKLYDKLNPWTKNSGWGNNYCMIFMQLQNNSLFSQANNQLTGMIKAHDKEVNGEPFMHPLSKWHLYDKFENGKNVGGRIDQLRIFFLLAFCILLIACVNFMNLSTAKSEKRAREVGVRKAIGSSRNNLVGQFMFESVLLTTLSMLVAFVLIEVSLPYFNNLLGITLGIDYKDYKFWSVFLGLTLLTAVIAGSYPAFYLSSFDPVKVLKGFKLSGGSSLSIRKFLVIFQFVFAACLIVCTAVIYQQLNYIKNKPIGYNKANLVQISTEGEFSKKEKREILKDELLKSGAITAFTEYSLSLTGGGNNTYGINWPGKNQKDKILVNFRFTNLDLTKTTGMEILKGRDFSKDFVDTANVLVNEALVKVMGMKDPVGKMIEWGQPVRIIGVLKDYVMESPYQKATPLLIAQNPNNVTTIIMRLNDKNNITSSVNQISETAKRLNPAYPATIRFVDDNFELKFRNEKLLGTLSNWFGGFAIFISCLGLLGLALFMAEQRKKEISIRKVLGASTANILTLLNKDFIKLVAIANLIAFPLAYIIINKWLSGYEYRISVSALPFIAAISLSVIIAILTVSVQSVKVAKANPIDALKYE